From the genome of Scytonema hofmannii PCC 7110, one region includes:
- a CDS encoding ribulose bisphosphate carboxylase small subunit — protein sequence MGYYISPRFLDKLAVHITKNFLDIPGIRVPLILGIHGRKGEGKSFQCELVFERMGIEATLLSGGELESPDAGDPARLIRLRYRETAELIRVRGKMCVLMINDLDAGAGRFDEGTQYTVNTQLVNATLMNIADNPTDVQLPGSYDATPIHRVPIIVTGNDFSTLYAPLIRDGRMEKFYWDPDRNDKVGIVGGIFSEDGLSQRDVEQLVDTFPNQSVDFFSAMRSRIYDEQIRQFIYDVGIEHVSRRIVNSVEGPPQFRKPDFSLSHLLETGQLMVGEQKRVDDSRLVTEYNTRMRSNYQPAPPPAAPTYQPSTNGSTQPVAPTNGHGHQQQQRLNTKLSLETIEQVRQILSQGYRIGIEYVDERRFRTGSWTSGITSPITAEDDAISTIESCLGEHGNEYVRLVGIDPNAKRRVVETIIQRPNGKR from the coding sequence ATGGGTTATTATATTTCCCCTCGCTTTTTGGACAAACTCGCTGTCCACATCACCAAAAATTTTCTCGATATTCCTGGTATCCGAGTTCCCCTAATTCTGGGTATTCACGGTCGCAAAGGTGAGGGTAAGTCTTTTCAATGTGAGTTAGTCTTCGAGAGAATGGGTATCGAAGCGACTCTCTTATCAGGCGGTGAACTCGAAAGCCCTGATGCTGGCGATCCAGCACGTCTCATTCGTCTGCGCTATCGAGAAACAGCCGAACTCATTCGCGTGCGCGGTAAAATGTGCGTGTTGATGATTAACGATTTAGATGCAGGTGCGGGACGTTTTGATGAAGGTACGCAATACACGGTCAATACTCAATTGGTGAATGCCACGCTGATGAATATCGCTGACAATCCAACTGATGTGCAACTGCCTGGTAGTTACGACGCTACACCTATACATCGCGTACCAATTATTGTAACAGGGAATGATTTCTCTACCCTCTACGCGCCACTTATTCGTGATGGCAGGATGGAGAAATTTTACTGGGACCCAGACCGAAATGATAAAGTTGGTATCGTCGGGGGGATTTTTAGTGAAGACGGGCTTTCACAACGAGATGTCGAACAACTGGTAGATACTTTTCCAAATCAGTCGGTAGATTTCTTCAGTGCTATGCGATCGCGAATTTATGACGAACAAATCCGCCAGTTTATTTATGATGTGGGGATTGAACACGTATCCCGGCGTATCGTAAATAGTGTTGAAGGACCGCCACAATTTAGAAAGCCAGATTTTAGCTTATCCCATTTACTTGAGACAGGTCAGTTGATGGTTGGCGAGCAAAAACGAGTTGATGATTCTCGATTAGTCACTGAGTACAACACCAGGATGCGCTCAAATTATCAACCAGCACCTCCACCTGCAGCGCCAACTTATCAGCCATCAACGAATGGTTCTACTCAGCCTGTAGCACCAACAAATGGTCATGGTCACCAACAACAGCAACGACTCAATACAAAATTAAGTCTTGAGACAATAGAACAAGTGCGTCAGATATTATCTCAAGGTTACAGAATTGGGATTGAGTATGTAGATGAGCGTCGCTTTCGTACAGGTTCATGGACTAGTGGTATAACAAGCCCCATCACTGCTGAAGATGATGCTATCTCAACCATTGAATCTTGTCTTGGAGAACATGGCAATGAGTATGTGCGCTTGGTAGGGATTGACCCGAATGCAAAGCGGCGAGTTGTGGAAACCATTATTCAACGTCCCAATGGAAAGCGGTAG
- a CDS encoding phosphonate ABC transporter ATP-binding protein, protein MNRGALIFELKNVTKQFGRFQSLRNINLKIYSGERIALVGPSGAGKSTLLSLLNGTLQPTQGEVWVLGRNLVNLSPKSLRQVQKQIGTIYQQFHLVDNLQVIHNVNAGHLGRWSFFKAAISLIYPLEVQTAFKALAQVGIPEKLYERTDRLSGGQQQRVAIARVLVQDPAAILADEPISSLDPERGREVMNLLCQLSEESGKTLVTSLHAIEYARSYFQRIIGLRQGEVLFDLSAGEVSSGVIEELYKIEPQRREGREEK, encoded by the coding sequence ATGAATCGAGGTGCATTAATTTTTGAACTGAAAAACGTTACAAAACAATTTGGGAGATTTCAGTCTCTCAGAAATATTAACTTGAAAATTTACTCGGGTGAACGAATTGCTCTTGTTGGTCCGAGTGGTGCAGGGAAAAGTACTTTATTAAGCTTGCTTAATGGTACGCTGCAACCTACTCAAGGGGAGGTTTGGGTACTGGGTCGTAATTTAGTGAATCTGAGTCCCAAGTCTCTTCGACAAGTGCAAAAGCAAATTGGTACGATTTACCAACAGTTTCATTTAGTAGATAATCTACAAGTTATTCATAATGTCAATGCTGGACATTTGGGACGCTGGTCGTTCTTTAAAGCGGCGATTTCGCTGATTTACCCGTTGGAGGTACAAACAGCTTTTAAAGCGTTAGCACAGGTAGGAATTCCTGAAAAGCTCTACGAACGTACAGACCGATTGTCTGGCGGACAGCAACAACGGGTGGCTATAGCTCGCGTATTGGTGCAAGATCCGGCTGCTATCCTTGCAGATGAACCGATATCTAGTCTTGACCCAGAACGGGGTCGTGAGGTGATGAATTTGTTATGTCAGTTGAGTGAGGAGTCGGGGAAAACTCTGGTGACTAGTTTGCATGCTATTGAGTATGCTCGCAGTTATTTTCAACGTATTATCGGTTTACGACAGGGGGAAGTTTTGTTCGATCTTTCTGCTGGGGAGGTTTCATCAGGTGTGATTGAGGAATTATATAAAATTGAACCGCAAAGACGCGAAGGACGCGAAGAGAAATGA
- a CDS encoding glutathione peroxidase: protein MLAHKEGQRVPYVTFRLRQDHNWVNLTTNDLFGGKTVIVFSLPGAFTPTCSSTHVPGYNQLAKVFKDNGVDDIICVSVNDAFVMNEWAKDQQAENIKFIADGNGEFTEAMGMLVDKSDLGFGKRSWRYSMLVKNGIIDKMFIEPEEPGDPFKVSDAETMLRYINPRAAKPQLVSLFTRVGCPYCARAKDMLSGRGIDYEEIVLGKDVTARTLQAVTGASTVPQVFVDGKLIGGSEALADYLSAR, encoded by the coding sequence ATGTTAGCTCATAAAGAAGGACAAAGAGTTCCCTATGTAACATTTCGTTTGCGTCAAGACCACAATTGGGTGAATCTAACTACCAATGACTTGTTTGGCGGTAAAACCGTAATAGTCTTTTCCCTTCCAGGAGCATTTACACCGACTTGCTCCTCAACTCATGTCCCCGGTTACAACCAACTGGCAAAAGTTTTTAAAGACAATGGGGTGGATGATATCATCTGCGTCTCTGTGAATGACGCCTTTGTGATGAATGAATGGGCAAAAGACCAACAGGCTGAAAACATAAAGTTTATAGCTGATGGCAATGGCGAATTTACAGAAGCCATGGGAATGCTAGTTGATAAATCCGACTTAGGCTTCGGGAAACGGTCTTGGCGCTATTCCATGTTGGTGAAAAATGGCATCATTGACAAGATGTTTATTGAGCCAGAAGAACCAGGCGATCCCTTTAAAGTATCTGATGCAGAGACTATGCTGAGATACATCAACCCTCGAGCTGCGAAACCCCAATTGGTTTCCTTGTTTACAAGAGTCGGTTGTCCCTATTGTGCTCGCGCCAAAGATATGCTGTCTGGACGTGGCATTGATTATGAAGAAATCGTGTTAGGTAAAGATGTGACAGCTCGTACATTACAAGCTGTGACAGGTGCATCAACTGTTCCTCAAGTGTTTGTTGATGGCAAACTGATTGGTGGTTCCGAAGCATTGGCTGATTACTTAAGTGCTAGGTAA
- the avd gene encoding diversity-generating retroelement protein Avd produces MEELPIIQKTYDLIKWYVPILNRLPNTHKFILGDRMIKELYDLLENLIDARYDTKDKLSKLEPLSSKLDILRHQTRLLLDFELIAVHRYEYAGKFINEIGRELGGWIKQQNKLKQSNS; encoded by the coding sequence ATGGAAGAACTACCTATTATCCAAAAAACCTATGATTTGATTAAATGGTACGTGCCGATTCTGAATCGCCTACCTAACACTCATAAATTTATCTTAGGGGATAGGATGATTAAAGAACTGTACGATCTCTTAGAAAATTTAATAGATGCTCGATATGATACAAAAGATAAATTATCCAAATTAGAACCATTAAGCAGCAAACTGGATATTTTACGTCATCAAACCAGACTTTTACTGGATTTCGAGTTAATTGCCGTACATCGTTACGAATACGCAGGTAAGTTTATTAATGAGATTGGAAGGGAGTTAGGCGGTTGGATCAAACAGCAGAACAAGCTCAAGCAATCGAACAGCTAA
- a CDS encoding RNA-directed DNA polymerase, with product MKRHGNLYPQILELENLLIAAKKAQKGKRFRDNVLAFNYNLEEELIKLQTELAQKTYQPGAYKTFYIKEPKSRMISAAPYKDRVVHHALCNIIVPLIEPAFIDDCYANRVGFGTHRALRQFTQFSRSNRYVLQCDIKKYFPSIDHQILKILLHRKIKCSDTLWLIDAIVDNSNEQLATVEYFEGDDLLTPVQRRRGLPIGNLTSQFFANFYLNNFDHFIKEHLKAQKYLRYVDDFALFSDDWGFLTEAQWAVEEYLAQLRLKIHPIKSQLFETKHGANFLGFRVLPDKIRVRTENLRRAKRRLRKMKRDYICDKITADKVAQSIQSWFAHLEHGDTWRLRQQIFASLAWTRG from the coding sequence ATGAAACGCCACGGAAACCTCTACCCTCAAATTCTCGAATTGGAAAACCTCTTAATAGCTGCAAAGAAAGCCCAAAAAGGAAAAAGATTTCGAGATAACGTTCTAGCTTTTAATTACAACTTAGAAGAAGAATTAATTAAACTACAAACAGAACTAGCTCAGAAAACTTACCAACCCGGAGCTTATAAAACCTTTTATATCAAAGAGCCAAAAAGTCGGATGATTTCTGCAGCACCATATAAAGACAGGGTGGTGCATCATGCCTTGTGTAACATAATAGTCCCTCTTATTGAACCTGCATTTATAGATGATTGCTATGCTAATCGAGTAGGATTTGGCACACATCGCGCCTTACGTCAATTTACCCAGTTTTCTCGTTCCAATCGCTACGTACTTCAATGCGATATCAAAAAGTATTTTCCCAGTATTGACCATCAAATACTAAAGATTTTGCTTCACCGTAAAATCAAATGCTCCGATACACTGTGGTTAATTGATGCGATCGTTGACAACAGTAACGAACAGTTAGCCACAGTTGAGTATTTCGAGGGAGATGATTTATTAACACCAGTACAACGAAGGAGAGGTTTACCCATTGGAAATCTTACCAGTCAGTTTTTCGCCAATTTCTATCTGAATAATTTTGACCACTTCATTAAAGAACATCTAAAAGCCCAGAAATACCTTCGCTATGTCGATGACTTTGCTTTGTTTTCTGACGACTGGGGGTTTTTAACCGAAGCGCAGTGGGCTGTTGAAGAATATTTAGCTCAATTAAGACTCAAGATTCATCCGATAAAGAGCCAATTATTTGAAACAAAGCACGGTGCTAATTTTTTAGGCTTTCGCGTCTTACCAGACAAAATCCGAGTCCGCACAGAAAACTTGCGAAGAGCAAAGCGTAGATTGAGAAAGATGAAGAGAGACTATATTTGTGATAAGATTACAGCAGATAAAGTAGCCCAATCAATTCAAAGTTGGTTTGCTCATTTAGAGCATGGGGATACATGGCGATTACGCCAACAGATATTTGCCTCTCTTGCCTGGACAAGGGGGTAG
- a CDS encoding putative selenate ABC transporter substrate-binding protein, producing the protein MHKFFVSGLFLLLLSLTACSSNTSGSSQRTNTTETKPLVTGAIPDQDPEKLQRQYTKLASYLQKELGVPVEYKPVTDYTAAVTAFKVGDLDLVWFGGLTGVQARLQVPGAEAIAQRDVDEKFHSVFIANKKSGIKPFKDISDLKQLKGRTFTFGSESSTSGRLMPQYFLEQADVKLTDFKGEAGFSGDHDKTIKLVEAGSFEAGALNEKIWQKRLDAKEIDSSKVEVIWRTPEYYDYHWIINPQVKKRYGEDFVKKVQTALFNLDPKIPEQKEILDLLQAEKFIPTKNENYAQIEQIGRKIGKIK; encoded by the coding sequence ATGCACAAATTTTTCGTATCAGGCTTGTTTCTACTCTTGCTATCATTAACAGCTTGTTCTTCTAACACATCTGGAAGTTCGCAGAGAACTAATACAACAGAAACAAAACCCTTAGTAACAGGAGCAATTCCCGATCAAGACCCAGAGAAATTGCAACGCCAGTATACCAAATTAGCTTCTTATTTACAAAAAGAACTTGGCGTTCCAGTAGAATACAAACCAGTCACCGATTATACAGCAGCCGTGACAGCATTTAAAGTCGGAGATTTAGATCTAGTGTGGTTTGGAGGATTAACTGGCGTTCAAGCAAGACTGCAAGTCCCTGGAGCAGAAGCCATTGCTCAACGTGATGTCGATGAAAAATTTCATAGTGTATTTATTGCTAACAAAAAAAGTGGGATCAAACCCTTCAAAGATATCTCTGACCTCAAACAACTTAAAGGACGTACCTTTACTTTTGGAAGCGAATCATCCACATCAGGTCGTTTAATGCCACAATACTTTCTAGAACAAGCTGACGTAAAACTCACAGATTTTAAAGGTGAAGCTGGTTTTTCTGGCGACCACGACAAAACAATTAAACTTGTCGAAGCCGGAAGTTTTGAAGCGGGTGCATTAAACGAAAAAATCTGGCAAAAGCGTCTTGACGCTAAAGAAATAGACTCAAGTAAAGTAGAAGTTATCTGGCGTACTCCAGAATACTACGATTATCACTGGATAATTAACCCTCAAGTCAAAAAGCGCTACGGCGAAGATTTTGTCAAAAAAGTTCAAACTGCACTCTTTAACTTAGATCCCAAGATACCAGAGCAAAAAGAAATTCTCGACCTTTTACAAGCAGAAAAATTCATTCCTACCAAGAATGAAAACTATGCACAAATTGAACAAATTGGTCGAAAAATTGGCAAAATTAAATAA
- a CDS encoding HEAT repeat domain-containing protein has translation MARPSYGPEAKKRAKRLLEVLLMYAADELGECNEAALDALRPQVQTRWQTENCLVVRTKVRFLAALTGLESGQNSLNGEQIKEALKRFEDFLEILEDNRASRGGSETWHFTLKLWYSRWDKEANLRQFDTEWESRRPEKSKQVTREEEGGSGGKGEGGRERNEALFSSSLLDWQQLCRSTLEAQNQRRLTTNPLTSLDGLSFDLDEVYVPLGLMERKHRDRRSEDVSPVQGSQLYEAEDRLVTQTFTPNEFLEQVLKQRRSRRLAIVGEPGAGKTTLLQKIAFWVLDNTEDLPVWVSLADLQGKTLEQYLVQDWLKSATRKLSVSQEIQEAFCQQFNQGRVWLLLDAVDEMAIESSHALVKIASFLTGWVADARIILTCRLNVWDAGKNVLESFDTYRNLNFTYGDSQTPDQVELFIYRWFRDNPALGQKLRSELDQPGKGRIKDAVKNPLRLALMCHSWGLGRGGLPNTKAMLYEQFVEAIYEWKQDRFPTTSTQRQELNKALGQLALQAIAQEKTKFRLSHRFVCQVLGAPDEGMFQLALQLGWLNQVGISETQGEKVYAFYHPTFQEYFAALAIDNWGVVSGEWGVVSSENTLLSTPTLPLPSFRIFEPEWRQVILLWLGRDSIPQADKEEFIQALTQFKDGCGGFFSYQAYFLAAQGIAEFAECSLCHEIVKQLIEWRFGYYHHTKQKWWRFPSPILEGARIALLKTDRRCAIASLEEFIQTSQNDFDKWNAAYSLGKVFDPGNRIAIAALEHIVTSIQHENLCWQAADSLGKVDPGNPIAIAALITIIESTKKDSTRRKAAYSLGKIAPQNPIAFSTLEKIINTTTYDSLRQQAGDNLKVLRGEKELLHQEFSNSEDRETLSRYNSAEDTSGHARVITALVQGIALTTDEDTKRRRACRLAKADPGNKIAFYTLVHLVKAANSEVVRKRTADNLKKVLLDAQIPELIGLLKNCFSDEVKENELEEFRHCYKLLWYCSEKMKYVDFLKIWHCVSDQ, from the coding sequence ATGGCAAGACCAAGCTATGGACCAGAAGCAAAAAAACGAGCAAAGCGTTTGTTAGAAGTGCTGCTGATGTATGCTGCTGACGAATTGGGTGAGTGTAATGAAGCAGCATTAGATGCGCTACGTCCCCAAGTTCAGACACGATGGCAAACAGAAAATTGCTTGGTTGTGAGAACGAAAGTCAGATTTTTGGCAGCGTTGACAGGTTTGGAGTCCGGGCAAAATTCGTTAAACGGCGAACAAATTAAGGAAGCCTTAAAGCGATTCGAGGATTTTTTGGAGATTTTAGAAGATAACCGTGCATCTAGGGGTGGTTCCGAAACTTGGCACTTTACACTAAAGCTTTGGTATAGCCGTTGGGACAAGGAAGCCAACTTACGACAATTTGACACAGAGTGGGAAAGCCGTCGTCCTGAGAAGTCGAAGCAAGTCACCCGTGAAGAGGAGGGGGGGAGTGGGGGAAAGGGAGAGGGGGGACGAGAGAGAAATGAAGCATTATTCTCTTCTTCACTCCTAGATTGGCAACAACTATGCCGTAGTACTCTAGAAGCACAAAATCAAAGACGGTTAACGACCAATCCCCTGACAAGTTTGGATGGATTGAGTTTTGATCTAGATGAAGTTTATGTCCCCTTGGGATTGATGGAACGAAAACATAGAGATAGGCGCAGTGAAGATGTTTCTCCAGTCCAGGGTTCGCAATTATACGAAGCGGAAGATAGGCTAGTTACTCAAACTTTTACACCTAATGAATTTTTGGAACAGGTTCTAAAGCAAAGACGCAGCAGACGGCTTGCGATTGTTGGAGAACCAGGTGCAGGAAAAACAACCTTACTGCAAAAGATTGCATTTTGGGTATTGGATAATACTGAAGACTTACCTGTCTGGGTCTCTCTTGCGGATTTACAGGGAAAGACTTTGGAACAGTATCTCGTTCAGGATTGGTTGAAGTCGGCGACTCGCAAGCTGTCTGTTTCCCAAGAAATACAAGAGGCATTTTGCCAACAGTTCAACCAAGGAAGAGTGTGGTTATTGCTAGACGCAGTTGATGAAATGGCAATTGAATCCAGTCACGCTTTGGTCAAGATTGCGAGTTTCTTAACTGGATGGGTAGCCGATGCGAGAATCATACTCACTTGTCGGCTTAATGTTTGGGATGCAGGGAAAAATGTTTTAGAATCTTTTGATACTTATCGCAACCTTAATTTTACTTATGGTGATTCTCAAACACCAGACCAAGTAGAGCTCTTTATTTACCGTTGGTTTCGTGACAATCCTGCATTGGGACAGAAATTAAGATCTGAATTAGACCAACCAGGGAAAGGGCGGATAAAAGATGCTGTCAAAAATCCGTTACGCTTGGCACTGATGTGTCACAGTTGGGGATTGGGGCGGGGAGGATTGCCCAATACTAAAGCTATGCTTTACGAGCAGTTTGTGGAAGCTATATATGAATGGAAACAAGATCGCTTTCCCACAACTTCTACTCAGCGTCAAGAATTAAACAAGGCATTAGGACAATTAGCTTTGCAGGCTATAGCGCAAGAAAAAACCAAATTCCGCCTCAGCCATCGCTTTGTTTGCCAAGTATTAGGTGCGCCAGATGAAGGGATGTTTCAATTAGCACTACAACTAGGTTGGCTGAATCAAGTAGGAATATCAGAAACCCAAGGGGAAAAAGTTTATGCTTTCTACCATCCCACTTTTCAAGAATACTTTGCTGCACTTGCAATTGATAATTGGGGAGTGGTGAGTGGTGAGTGGGGAGTGGTGAGTAGTGAAAATACCCTACTCTCTACTCCCACTCTCCCACTCCCTAGTTTCCGTATTTTTGAACCTGAATGGCGGCAGGTTATTTTGCTATGGTTGGGAAGGGATAGTATACCGCAAGCAGATAAAGAAGAATTTATTCAAGCACTGACCCAATTTAAAGACGGTTGCGGGGGTTTTTTCAGCTATCAAGCTTACTTTCTAGCAGCACAGGGAATTGCTGAATTTGCTGAGTGTTCCTTATGTCATGAAATTGTGAAACAACTGATTGAGTGGCGATTTGGTTACTACCATCACACAAAACAAAAGTGGTGGAGGTTTCCCTCGCCCATTTTAGAGGGAGCACGCATCGCATTATTGAAAACAGACCGCAGATGTGCGATCGCATCTCTAGAAGAGTTTATCCAAACCAGTCAGAACGACTTTGATAAATGGAATGCCGCTTACAGCCTGGGAAAAGTCTTCGATCCGGGGAATCGAATTGCGATCGCAGCTTTAGAGCACATTGTAACATCAATCCAGCATGAAAACCTATGTTGGCAAGCAGCAGATAGCTTGGGAAAAGTTGACCCAGGTAACCCAATTGCGATCGCAGCACTGATAACAATCATTGAGTCCACCAAAAAGGATTCAACTCGCAGGAAAGCTGCTTATAGCTTGGGCAAAATTGCGCCACAAAACCCAATTGCTTTCTCCACGCTCGAAAAAATTATTAATACAACAACTTATGATTCTTTAAGACAACAAGCAGGGGATAATTTAAAAGTACTTCGTGGGGAAAAAGAACTTTTGCATCAAGAATTTAGTAATTCAGAAGATAGAGAGACACTTTCACGCTATAATTCCGCAGAAGACACTAGTGGTCATGCCAGAGTTATAACAGCCCTAGTCCAAGGAATAGCACTCACTACCGATGAAGATACCAAAAGACGCAGAGCTTGCAGGTTAGCCAAAGCCGATCCAGGTAACAAAATAGCATTTTATACCTTAGTCCATCTTGTCAAAGCTGCAAATAGTGAAGTTGTTCGCAAGCGCACAGCAGATAATTTGAAAAAAGTTCTTCTTGACGCACAAATACCAGAATTAATAGGATTATTAAAGAACTGTTTTTCTGATGAAGTCAAAGAAAACGAACTAGAAGAATTTCGTCACTGTTATAAACTTTTATGGTACTGTTCTGAAAAAATGAAATATGTAGATTTTCTTAAAATATGGCACTGTGTCAGTGACCAGTGA
- a CDS encoding formylglycine-generating enzyme family protein — MTKVVINRSRQTAQYFIEELGYGVQLEIVLIPGGSFLMGSPEEELERLSWESPQHSVTVKPFGMGKYPVTQAQWRAVAFLPQVNRELKPDPSYFKGKNRPVERVSWYDCVEFCDRLSNYTKRTYRLPSEAEWEYACRAGTTTPFHFGETISTDLANYRGTDDEEYKWSGSYGKGNKGIYRQETTPVGSFGVANAFGLYDMHGQVWEWCADHWHESYEGAPTDGEAWIDLGNNDNQSRLQRGGSWYLNPVYCRSACRLYYNPDNGYDLIGFRVVCVVLPRTQ, encoded by the coding sequence ATGACAAAAGTAGTCATCAACCGTTCTCGACAAACAGCACAATATTTTATTGAAGAATTGGGCTATGGAGTCCAACTAGAAATTGTGCTGATCCCTGGTGGCAGTTTTCTGATGGGTTCTCCAGAAGAAGAACTTGAACGCTTAAGCTGGGAAAGTCCTCAACACTCAGTCACAGTTAAACCTTTTGGTATGGGCAAGTACCCAGTTACTCAAGCACAGTGGCGAGCAGTAGCGTTTCTTCCCCAAGTGAACCGCGAACTCAAACCCGATCCATCTTATTTTAAAGGTAAAAATCGACCAGTTGAACGAGTTTCATGGTATGATTGTGTAGAGTTCTGCGATCGCCTATCCAACTACACGAAAAGAACTTACCGTCTACCAAGTGAAGCTGAGTGGGAGTATGCTTGTCGAGCAGGTACTACAACTCCATTTCACTTTGGCGAGACAATTTCCACTGACTTAGCTAATTATAGAGGTACAGACGACGAAGAATATAAATGGTCAGGTTCCTACGGGAAAGGAAACAAAGGAATTTACCGCCAAGAAACCACACCTGTTGGCAGCTTTGGTGTAGCTAATGCTTTTGGGTTATACGATATGCACGGGCAAGTGTGGGAATGGTGTGCCGACCATTGGCACGAGAGTTATGAAGGAGCACCCACAGATGGAGAAGCTTGGATAGATTTGGGAAATAATGATAACCAAAGTCGTCTTCAGCGCGGTGGTTCGTGGTACCTCAACCCTGTTTACTGTCGTTCCGCGTGTCGCCTCTACTACAACCCGGACAACGGCTACGACCTTATCGGTTTTCGAGTTGTGTGCGTTGTGTTGCCGAGAACTCAGTAG
- a CDS encoding PhnE/PtxC family ABC transporter permease, whose amino-acid sequence MTLNWRSFWWLLFVILLVWSLQFAGVFQQDLINEGGWNLVVRFLLAAFSPELSWEFLLLTLDATLKTFAYAVCGTFLSVLIGFVGGVLSCEVWWRSVSLRGFPVPWLIVRAILAIPRAIHELIWGLFFLNIFGLDPLVAVLAIAIPFGAITAKVFSEILDETPRAPLLALLNSGVSPSQAFIYSLIPQAFPNLLSYSFYRFECSIRAAAVLGIIGAGGLGYQILLSLQSLRYQQMWTFLFALLFLSGSTDFLSGWLRQRLGVPSRLDLNVLHLKQRQKLGQEHDPVVTFLLVGALILLIFSFWYVKADFTKLWSPRTAQLLIEILQNLFPPDVSLLNQMFTLSAQTLAMSVLATTGAGLGGILLSFFAARKIGERSLRSVVLPLTRFLLLFARAVPEPIWALILLFVMFPGILPGAIALAIHNLGILGRLMAEVIENLDDRPLRSLQANGASDSQVFLYGVIPLTFPRFLAYILYRWEVCVRATVIVGFVGAGGLGRLLTEQLSSFDYKGLLTTLIVLIVITFFVDLISTLMRRSLR is encoded by the coding sequence ATGACGTTAAACTGGCGAAGTTTCTGGTGGTTACTGTTTGTTATTTTATTGGTTTGGTCTTTACAATTTGCTGGTGTGTTCCAGCAAGATTTGATTAATGAGGGAGGCTGGAATCTTGTTGTCCGCTTTCTCTTGGCGGCGTTTTCACCGGAATTGAGTTGGGAATTTTTGTTGTTGACTTTGGATGCTACTCTGAAAACTTTTGCCTATGCTGTGTGTGGCACGTTTTTGAGTGTTTTAATTGGATTTGTGGGTGGTGTTTTATCGTGTGAGGTTTGGTGGAGGTCAGTTTCTTTAAGGGGTTTTCCTGTTCCTTGGTTAATTGTACGGGCAATTCTGGCCATTCCTAGAGCGATTCATGAATTGATTTGGGGTTTGTTTTTTCTGAATATTTTTGGTCTCGATCCACTGGTTGCTGTTCTGGCGATCGCTATTCCTTTTGGTGCTATCACTGCTAAGGTGTTTTCGGAAATTTTGGATGAAACTCCTCGCGCTCCTTTATTGGCGTTACTTAACAGTGGTGTTTCTCCCAGTCAGGCTTTTATTTACAGTTTGATTCCTCAAGCTTTTCCCAATCTACTTTCTTATAGTTTTTATCGATTTGAATGTTCGATTCGTGCTGCGGCTGTGTTGGGTATTATTGGTGCTGGTGGATTGGGTTATCAAATTCTTCTCAGTCTTCAATCATTACGTTACCAGCAAATGTGGACTTTCTTGTTTGCTCTGCTGTTTTTAAGTGGTAGCACGGATTTTTTAAGTGGTTGGTTGCGCCAGCGTTTGGGTGTTCCTAGTCGTTTGGATTTAAATGTTTTGCATCTTAAGCAACGACAAAAGCTTGGTCAAGAGCACGATCCAGTGGTGACTTTTTTATTGGTGGGTGCTCTGATTCTATTAATCTTTTCGTTCTGGTATGTTAAAGCTGATTTTACAAAACTTTGGTCACCACGGACTGCACAACTATTGATAGAAATTCTTCAGAATCTCTTTCCTCCAGACGTTTCTCTGCTCAATCAAATGTTTACCCTGTCAGCACAAACTTTGGCTATGTCTGTTTTGGCAACTACAGGAGCCGGTTTGGGTGGGATATTACTTTCCTTTTTTGCAGCCAGGAAAATTGGCGAGAGGTCTCTTCGTTCTGTTGTACTCCCCTTGACTCGTTTTTTACTCCTCTTTGCTCGTGCTGTTCCTGAACCTATATGGGCTTTAATCCTTCTGTTTGTGATGTTTCCGGGAATTTTACCGGGTGCGATCGCTCTGGCTATCCACAACTTGGGTATCTTGGGGCGTTTAATGGCAGAGGTGATAGAAAATTTGGATGATAGACCATTGCGATCGCTACAAGCTAATGGTGCTAGTGATTCCCAAGTCTTTCTCTACGGCGTGATTCCTCTGACTTTTCCCCGCTTCCTTGCTTATATCCTCTACCGTTGGGAAGTTTGCGTTCGTGCTACAGTGATTGTCGGTTTTGTCGGTGCTGGTGGTTTGGGGCGTCTTTTGACAGAGCAGCTCAGTAGTTTTGACTATAAAGGTTTGCTGACAACTTTAATTGTTCTCATAGTCATTACCTTTTTTGTAGATTTGATAAGTACTCTGATGCGTCGCTCTTTGAGGTAA